The Rhinolophus sinicus isolate RSC01 linkage group LG07, ASM3656204v1, whole genome shotgun sequence genomic interval CCAGTGGGACCACCAGGTAACACGCCTTACCCCCTTCCTTAGGCAAGGGTTAGTGTCACTCTCTGGaaccttttaattttatacatgaaTTGGGGCGTGGGAACACTTGCAGATCACTGGGCTCAAATTGGGTGAAAGCCATTCTTGGTGGGCATTGAGCCCATAtggcccatttcacagatgggaaaatgtGGACTTGGGAGGTCAAACAAGGAGGGGGTGGCTCTACCCTGAATACCCCCTATCACCACCAACCCCAGGGTAGGTCTTCTTGGGCAGAAGGGGCTCCGGCTCCCAGCTGAGGAACCTGTGGGCAGAGGAAAAACTCCAGAAGCTCCCAGAAGAAGCACCCTGAATGCAGGGGCCCGGAGAGGTACGtttcctggggagggaggagcagggctCCTGGGCAGTGAGGGGGACCAGCCTGGGAATATCGATGACCCTTTGGCCTTCTGCTTTATCCCCAGACTCTTCCGGGCCCATCCCAAACGTCCCCTCCCCAGCCAGCTCCCGTCGGACCCGAGGTGCGGGCGCTGAGGTGGGGCTTCCCCGGGCAGCTTCGAGTGCCCGTCCCCGGGCCCCGATTGAGGTCCCCAGGAAATCAGTGAGCAGCGCCCTAGATCGCAGCAGCACCGCGGAGCCAAGCTCTGCCGCCAGGAGGCGACCCAGCGCCGGCGGGGGCCTCCAGAGGCCAGCCTCGCGCCCCCTGGGCTCCAGCATCACCCCTTTGTCCTCCCCAGCCCGCTCTGGGGCCTTGCTGGGTGGAACACCTAGGGCTCTGGGGCACCCTTCGCAGCCCAAATCGAAAGGGCTGCAAGCTCTGCGCCCCCCGCAGGCCTCACCCCTAAGGAAGGGCGCAGCCAACCTGCAGAGCCTTTCTCCTATGGCCACATCATCTCCTCCCTGTCCAAACGCACAGCTGGCTCTGCCTACCGATATCACAGCCACTCCTTTGCAGGATGCGCTCCCGCCCTCTCCACCGACCACGCCTCCTTCCCAGGCACTTACAAGTCCTTTGGCCACGCCCTTTCCACTagcccctccctctgctccactCTCTCTGCAGGCCCTCCCCTCTCCGCCGGCCACACCCCCTTTGCAAGCTCCACCCATACACCTGAGTACATCCTTTCCCGAGGCACCCGCCTATCCCACGGCCACTTTTCTGGTTCCAGTCTCTCCTGCAGGTTCACCCCTTCTGCAGAGTACACCCCCCACCCAGACTTCTCCGCCTTTGCCCCCTCTTCTGACTCTCCCTTCTCCTTTGACCTCACCTCCTTTGTCAGACCCTCTGCCACCAGCCACACCCCTTCTACAAAGCCCTCTTTCTCAGGCAAGGTCTCTGAGGAACTTATCCTCTCCCCTAGCCACAGCCCCTCTGCAGGACTTTTCCGCTCTGGCGACGCCCCCTCCGCCGGCCAGTCCTTCTATGTCTCCTCCCCCTCTTCAGGCCACGCCCCATACACTGGCTACACCTCCCTCGCAGGATGCTCTGGCCATACCTCTTCCAGaggcccctccctctcccctagCCACATCCCCTCTTCAGGCCATTCCCTCTTCTTTGACCCTGCCCCCTCTACAGGCCCCACCTGTTCTGGCTTCGTCAGCTCTGCAAACCCCTCCTTCACTGGCCGCGCCCCCTCCACAAACTCCTCTGGCTACACTTGCTCTACAGGCCACATCTTCTTTTCAGACCCTGCCCCGTCTAAAGGCCCCACATTCTCTGGCCTCACCACCTCTGCAGAATACTCCCTCTCCGTCCATGTCCCCTCTGCAGACAACACCTTCTCTGGGCCCGACCGTGCAGGCCATGCCTTCTTTCCAGGCTATGACCCCTACGCAAACCCAATCTCTGTCCTTGCCCCCTCTGCAagaccctccctctcctcctcccttaaCTGCTCTGCAAGACCCTCCCTCCACCCTGGCCACGCCCCCTCCGGCTCCACCTTCTTTGGCCTTGCCCTCTTGGCAGACCCCACTCTCTCCCCCGGCCTCACTGCCTCTGGAGGCACCGCCCTCCCCTCTGGCCACGCCCCTTCAGGCTTCACTTTCCTTGGCCTTGCCCCCTCTGCAGGCCCCCGGCTCTGCCCCAGCCTCACCCCCTCTCCAGGCCCCACACCGACCCCCGACCCCGGGTCCGGATGCCTCGATCCCGGGATCACGGCtgaccctggccctggccccgGTCCCGCCGCCACCGCCCTCTCGCAGTCCGTCCAGTACACTGAGCGGCCCGGATCTGGCGGGTCACAGCAGCAGCGCCACAAGCACGCCGGAGGAGTTGCGAGGCTACGACAGCGGGCCCGAGGGCGGCACCATAGCCTCCCCTCCCGCTGACGCGGAGCTCGCCGCCTGCCACCCGGCCGCCTGGAGCCGAGGTCCCGCTCCGTCGCTGGCCGTTCGCGGTACCCCAGGTAAGCAGCCCTCCGCACTCTGCGGAGCTGTGGGAGAGGCGAGGTACAGGGATGGTAGGTGGGCGGTGTCGGAGGTGAGGCTTCGCAGCTCGAGGGCGGGGCAGTTGGGTCTGGGAGCGGAGCTGAGGGCAGGGGCGCGGTCTTGTGAGGCTTGGGGCTTCCCGTTTCATCTTTCTTGGCACCTTTCCCTGCAGGAGCGTCCCTGCCTTGGCCTCCTGCTGCCGGGTCGGGCTCCGCTGACGGCCTTTGCACCATCTACGAGGCTGAAGGGCCTGAGTCGGCGACCCAAGCCCCGGGCGAGCTGGATCCCGGGCCTGGCGCGGGTGGTGGGAAGGCCGCGGCTGCGTCGGGGGCGACTTCATGCGGCGCGAAGCCAGCGCGCCTGGGCGAGCTGCCGCTGGGGGCGCTGCAGGCGAGCGTCGTGCAGCACCTGCTGAGCCGGACGCTGCTGTTAGCGGCGGCCGAAGGTGCGGCGGGCGGCAGCGGCGGTGGCCCGGGGAGCGCTGGGGGTGGCGGCGGCGCAGGGGGCTCCCGGACTACTCTCAGCGATGCCGAACTGGGCCGGTGGGCTGAACTGTTGTCTCCCCTGGACGAGTCCCGCGCCAGTATCACCTCGGTCACCAGCTTCTCCCCAGACGACGTGGCTTCTCCGCAGGGAGACTGGACGGTGGTGGAGGTGGAGACCTTCCACTGAGCCAGACACTAGCCCCGCCCACCACGCTCCACCCCTGCCTTAGCCGCCCCTCCGGTTACACCTCTTTGTCTTAGACGCCAGTCCACTCCTCTTTGAGTCCGGCTCTGGGTGGATTGATCTCAGCCTCCTAGAGCCCTAGAATTTTGGCTCAGGTTCGCATCCCACCCACATCTTTGGCCGAGTTCTTCCCCTCGAGCCCTGCCTCTTTGGCCTAGAATATGGTCCGACTCCTCTCACCCCCTCCCTTGGCCTGGGTCCCACCCTGTGTTCAGCGTATTGTCTACCACTCGCAGCCCAGAGTTAACAATAAAGCCTGGACACTGCAGTCTGTGCACCTTTGCTGTCGCCGCGGGGCCGGAGCTGTGGCATCTCTACTGAGGATAAGGGGTGCGcgaggcagggctggggtgggatcCCGCGATGCCGAGTCTCTGTAGTCCAGCGCAGTGCACCCACCCACGTGCGTGAACGTAGGCTTTTTCCTGTCCGACTTCTAATGGAAACGTTAGGCTCTGGAGGGACCCAGGTGGGGCCACGTGGCCGAATGGGTGAGTCAATGCGTGGCCAGAATGGATGAATGACCCAAGCACTTTCCACACTCAACCAGTGCAGCCAGCACTCCTGGGGAGAAGCGGAAGACACGTGAGAAGGGCCCGCCGGGGCTCCGAGGTGAGGGCCCCTCCTCCCGGTGTGCACCCCTTTGCACGCTCTGGGGTGTGGGAAGGAGCAAGGGGTTACCTGAGACCGTTGGCCTCTCTGTTCCCTCCTGAGGGTACACTCACTGTCCATTGCTCACAGGAGATTACAGTGCAGAGAAAGCCTGCAGCTGGAGGGAGGCCCTTCAGGAAGACAGATACAGGGAATAGGGCCCACCTGACAGAATGGGAGGGGCCTGTAGGTAAGAAGCAGCCTCTCCCAAGCTGAGTGGGAGACCAGGGTGTCCTCATTGCCTCCTCCTCTCCAGGTGTCCTCACCATGGCCCTTTATGGCTCACAACCCATGGGCCTCACCGTTTCCCCCAACTTAGGGTATTCTCCCTAAGTCCCTCCAGCCAGGCATCTTGTCTGTGCCCTACAATCAGGGATCCTTACTAGAACCAACCAATGTCATTTGTCTTCCTCCATCAGAATGCCCTGCCCTTCCTCTAGTAGCTCAGTCACCCTGACCCTGGACTCCTCaagccccagcccaggccctccttcccaggtggccctgcaggaaacacctccccacccccaggcctttCCTCCTGAGGATCTCCTGCTTCACACCGAGAATGATGGAGGCCTGACAGGGACTACAATCCCCAGGGCAGGTAAAAGGACAGAGCGGGGGCCCTcactcctgcctctgccctgagATCTGGTCCGCAGAGTCCACCCTGTAGCCAGGTTCCTGTCAGATGCAGATCACCCAGCCCTGCCTGTCCCAGAAGGGCCATGCCACCTCCACCCCTAGGagccaatgtgtgtgtgtgtgtgtgggggggcacaCATACTCCCTCAAGCTGGAGTTTGGTGGCAGAGGTTCCCTTTCTAGCTGGGCCCTGGCCAGGACCCAGGGGTCCTCTCCAGCCCAAAGATGGGGACTGACTCCTGACCTATTGAGCAACCAGGGCCTCAAGGCCAGCCCCTGGAGGGAGCAGGGCAGAA includes:
- the PRR36 gene encoding proline-rich protein 36, with product MIKTPGVAPSLFVFNRSLARRTWASEQRLSPVPLTVAAGSGHSASQHLGWSSRGPDPYAAIQSPGAESHLLTARGGRWAQLLGPCKRSGRGSGGVSSRASLGRSQVAPDSWCPGIHGGGRPQILVFPRLLIINVVAGPALVVIMIPPAPPSSARLRSHHPGALPPPPGSGSGACARVSPGRSGGAGPALGATARSPLLSLVRCSRPPRRCHLAPPQATLRGAAGDPNRRYRMDKRDKPRAGTAARTPASRPPGLPTPRPPGSPRLPPPVTSAALRVLGAAGAAGRGPLADRAGGIRAAALPEATPRVGTMRSPGTGPRSPASRTPVAGRGERTSAKTSSLGSISIPGSASGTTRVGLLGQKGLRLPAEEPVGRGKTPEAPRRSTLNAGARRDSSGPIPNVPSPASSRRTRGAGAEVGLPRAASSARPRAPIEVPRKSVSSALDRSSTAEPSSAARRRPSAGGGLQRPASRPLGSSITPLSSPARSGALLGGTPRALGHPSQPKSKGLQALRPPQASPLRKGAANLQSLSPMATSSPPCPNAQLALPTDITATPLQDALPPSPPTTPPSQALTSPLATPFPLAPPSAPLSLQALPSPPATPPLQAPPIHLSTSFPEAPAYPTATFLVPVSPAGSPLLQSTPPTQTSPPLPPLLTLPSPLTSPPLSDPLPPATPLLQSPLSQARSLRNLSSPLATAPLQDFSALATPPPPASPSMSPPPLQATPHTLATPPSQDALAIPLPEAPPSPLATSPLQAIPSSLTLPPLQAPPVLASSALQTPPSLAAPPPQTPLATLALQATSSFQTLPRLKAPHSLASPPLQNTPSPSMSPLQTTPSLGPTVQAMPSFQAMTPTQTQSLSLPPLQDPPSPPPLTALQDPPSTLATPPPAPPSLALPSWQTPLSPPASLPLEAPPSPLATPLQASLSLALPPLQAPGSAPASPPLQAPHRPPTPGPDASIPGSRLTLALAPVPPPPPSRSPSSTLSGPDLAGHSSSATSTPEELRGYDSGPEGGTIASPPADAELAACHPAAWSRGPAPSLAVRGTPGASLPWPPAAGSGSADGLCTIYEAEGPESATQAPGELDPGPGAGGGKAAAASGATSCGAKPARLGELPLGALQASVVQHLLSRTLLLAAAEGAAGGSGGGPGSAGGGGGAGGSRTTLSDAELGRWAELLSPLDESRASITSVTSFSPDDVASPQGDWTVVEVETFH